Proteins co-encoded in one Meiothermus sp. genomic window:
- a CDS encoding S41 family peptidase encodes MRRWVMALLLLGSLALAQNQDTQAFALRLEQAWRLVKERYYDTSFKGLNWEAIGHAYRQRLGEVRDWDGLYRLLDEMYGELRDDHSRVLSPEEARRLLSGAQCLPLPFKDQDLLPNATPPNPSSPSPRPAQPANPVSPPSQPSRTPYETPQVRFTDGVVIVRLSNLVDAAGLSALQEAIRQYEPRARGYVLDLRGNPGGLALRMAEVAGVFMRGVPWRIVSRGLGGIPLPTTPFLGRPQTQKPLVVLIDGNVHSAAEGLAGALKNAGRAYLIGTRSAGNTEALTPYCFPDGGVALVAGGVLAPFSGPTWEGRGVEPDLVEENPDEQLEAALRYILRRQ; translated from the coding sequence ATGCGCCGGTGGGTGATGGCTTTGCTGCTACTGGGCAGCCTGGCTTTGGCCCAGAATCAGGATACCCAGGCCTTTGCCCTGCGCCTCGAGCAGGCCTGGCGGCTGGTTAAGGAGCGCTACTACGACACCAGCTTCAAAGGGCTGAACTGGGAGGCCATAGGCCATGCTTACCGGCAGCGGCTGGGCGAGGTGCGCGACTGGGACGGGCTATACCGCCTGCTGGACGAGATGTACGGCGAACTGCGCGACGACCACTCGAGGGTGCTGAGCCCCGAGGAGGCCCGGCGTCTGCTGAGCGGTGCCCAGTGCCTGCCCCTGCCCTTCAAAGACCAGGATCTGCTCCCCAACGCCACCCCACCCAACCCCAGCTCTCCCAGTCCCCGGCCCGCTCAGCCGGCGAACCCTGTTTCACCCCCTTCCCAGCCGTCCCGAACCCCCTACGAGACGCCCCAGGTGCGCTTTACCGATGGGGTGGTCATCGTGCGGCTGAGCAACCTAGTGGACGCGGCGGGCCTGAGCGCTTTGCAAGAGGCCATCCGTCAGTATGAGCCCAGGGCCCGGGGCTATGTGCTGGACTTACGGGGTAACCCTGGCGGACTGGCCCTGCGCATGGCCGAGGTGGCGGGGGTCTTTATGCGGGGTGTGCCCTGGCGCATTGTGAGCCGGGGCCTGGGGGGCATTCCGCTGCCCACCACCCCCTTCCTGGGCCGCCCTCAGACACAAAAACCTCTGGTGGTGCTGATTGACGGCAACGTGCACTCCGCCGCCGAAGGGCTGGCCGGGGCCCTAAAAAATGCAGGACGGGCCTACCTGATCGGCACCCGCAGCGCCGGCAACACCGAGGCCCTCACCCCCTACTGCTTCCCCGATGGTGGGGTGGCTCTGGTGGCGGGCGGCGTGCTGGCCCCATTCTCCGGCCCCACCTGGGAAGGGCGCGGGGTGGAACCCGACCTGGTAGAAGAAAACCCCGACGAGCAGCTCGAGGCCGCCCTGCGCTATATCCTGCGTCGGCAATAG
- the asnB gene encoding asparagine synthase (glutamine-hydrolyzing) — MCGIAGAFSTTQSMPELTKLVGKIVTSQLPRGPDHQAVVELPQPAGQLVLGHNRLSIIDLSEHSNQPLWDHSGRYCIVFNGEIYNYLELRAELQALGHRFQTQGDTEVILEAYKAWGNQAWERFIGMFAFALLDTQAGQLWLVRDRFGVKPLFYLLQQGLLAFASSTEALAQHFGLSPNLEYVSRGLFYYVYEDDSDISPYTGLHALPAGHHACVQLNQPSIEPQPYYDPKSRVEQKIQALRGMDEKALLEELEATLHSAVQLRLRSDVPLAVSLSGGLDSSLVAALAAQQHERVVGFCYGHPQAPRSEGPLAQELAQKAGIDVHFVWPELSKEHLVQAFEKTLAAQDAPFPTLSILAQNFVYEAARSEGYKVLLGGQGGDEGFMGYRKFFLFQFRYLLAQKQYLELAGFALGLARLLSAEMYKLGLFWQNRQRYFGGPAQGNLRLPSVRLVLGTDHRQAPWLRQMLDVTRYSLPTLLRYEDRNSMGHSIESRLPFLDYRVLELGLALPVHLKLRHGYGKWALRQVAQGKIPDSIRTARYKRGFDVTQSWLAAGLGSHLQEQIQAAEPVLREVLTPSLNLTQTYSPAQMQQQPRLLAEAISLVWLARKLK; from the coding sequence ATGTGTGGTATTGCCGGGGCTTTTTCAACCACCCAGTCCATGCCGGAGCTGACGAAGCTGGTCGGTAAAATTGTGACCAGCCAGCTTCCTCGAGGCCCCGATCATCAGGCAGTGGTGGAGCTACCCCAGCCTGCCGGCCAGCTGGTACTGGGCCACAACCGCCTGAGCATCATTGACCTATCCGAGCACTCCAACCAGCCCCTGTGGGATCACAGCGGGCGCTACTGCATTGTGTTCAACGGGGAAATTTACAACTACCTCGAGCTGCGCGCCGAGCTACAGGCCCTGGGCCACCGCTTTCAAACCCAGGGCGACACCGAGGTCATCCTGGAAGCCTACAAAGCCTGGGGTAATCAGGCCTGGGAACGCTTTATTGGAATGTTCGCCTTTGCCTTGCTGGATACCCAGGCAGGGCAGCTCTGGCTGGTGCGCGACCGCTTTGGCGTCAAACCGCTGTTTTACCTCCTGCAGCAAGGTCTGCTGGCCTTTGCTTCCTCTACCGAGGCCCTGGCCCAGCACTTTGGCCTCTCCCCCAACCTGGAATATGTCAGCAGGGGGCTTTTTTACTACGTCTACGAGGACGATAGCGACATATCGCCCTACACAGGCCTGCACGCCCTGCCCGCCGGACACCACGCCTGCGTGCAGCTTAACCAGCCCAGCATTGAGCCCCAGCCCTACTACGACCCAAAAAGCCGGGTCGAGCAGAAAATACAGGCGCTAAGGGGCATGGACGAAAAAGCCTTACTGGAGGAGCTCGAGGCCACCCTACACAGCGCCGTTCAACTGCGGCTGCGCTCCGATGTACCGCTGGCCGTCTCGCTTTCGGGCGGGCTGGACTCTTCGCTGGTAGCAGCTTTAGCCGCACAGCAGCACGAGCGGGTGGTGGGCTTCTGCTACGGCCACCCCCAGGCTCCCCGTTCCGAGGGCCCCCTGGCCCAGGAACTGGCACAAAAAGCCGGCATTGATGTGCATTTTGTCTGGCCCGAGCTTTCCAAAGAGCACCTTGTACAAGCCTTCGAAAAAACCCTGGCCGCGCAGGATGCCCCTTTCCCCACCCTCAGCATCCTGGCCCAGAACTTTGTCTACGAGGCAGCCCGCAGCGAAGGTTACAAGGTACTGCTGGGTGGGCAGGGGGGCGACGAGGGCTTTATGGGCTACCGTAAGTTTTTCCTGTTCCAGTTCCGTTACCTGCTCGCCCAGAAGCAGTACCTCGAGCTAGCGGGCTTTGCTCTAGGACTGGCCCGGCTCCTGAGCGCAGAGATGTACAAGCTGGGCCTGTTCTGGCAGAACCGCCAGCGCTATTTTGGCGGGCCAGCTCAAGGGAATTTGCGGCTGCCTTCGGTGCGGCTGGTGCTTGGCACAGACCATCGTCAGGCCCCCTGGTTGCGGCAGATGCTCGATGTCACCCGGTACAGCCTGCCCACCCTGCTACGCTATGAGGATCGCAACTCCATGGGCCACAGCATCGAGAGCCGCCTTCCTTTCCTGGACTACCGGGTGCTCGAGCTGGGCCTGGCCCTGCCGGTACACCTCAAGCTGCGACACGGCTATGGCAAGTGGGCTTTGCGCCAGGTGGCACAGGGCAAAATCCCCGATTCTATTCGTACCGCTCGCTACAAGCGGGGCTTCGACGTCACCCAAAGCTGGCTGGCCGCGGGCCTGGGAAGCCACCTGCAAGAGCAAATACAAGCCGCTGAACCTGTACTGCGTGAGGTGCTGACCCCTAGCCTGAACCTTACCCAAACCTACTCCCCTGCCCAGATGCAGCAACAGCCCCGCCTGCTAGCCGAAGCCATTAGCCTGGTCTGGCTGGCCCGAAAGCTGAAATAG
- a CDS encoding DegT/DnrJ/EryC1/StrS aminotransferase family protein encodes MSTLTQIPILDLKAEVDELWDELNAAIQRVLRSTQFIMGPEVQALEQQLAQYLGVKHAVALNSGTDALIIGLRALGVGPGDEVITSPFTFFATAEAISLLGARPVFVDIDPQSFNLDPAGLEAAISPQTRAIIPVHLYGNPAAMGPILEIARRHGLKVLEDCAQSFGARYEPLQRFTGTLGDAGAFSFFPSKNLGAYGDGGLLVTADDAVAEQARMLRAHGSRKKYHNEVVGYNSRLDTLQAAILLVKLPHLERYNQARRAIAQRYNEGLAGLEGLLTPALTPGHVFHQYTVRILGNRRDAVQNRLAELGIGTMVYYPVPLHKLPIYQPLELHLPESERAAAEVLSLPIWPQMQPETQRAVIEAVRAAVQS; translated from the coding sequence GTGAGCACCCTAACCCAGATTCCCATCCTCGACCTGAAGGCAGAGGTAGACGAGCTGTGGGACGAGCTCAACGCGGCCATCCAGCGGGTCTTGCGCTCGACCCAGTTCATCATGGGGCCGGAAGTACAGGCCCTCGAGCAGCAGCTCGCCCAGTACCTGGGGGTAAAGCATGCCGTGGCGCTGAACTCCGGCACCGACGCCCTGATCATCGGCCTGCGGGCGCTGGGGGTGGGGCCCGGGGACGAGGTGATCACCAGCCCCTTTACCTTTTTCGCCACCGCCGAGGCCATCAGCCTGTTGGGGGCCAGACCGGTGTTTGTGGACATTGACCCCCAGAGCTTCAACCTGGATCCCGCCGGGCTCGAGGCCGCCATCTCGCCCCAGACCAGGGCCATCATTCCGGTGCACCTGTACGGGAACCCCGCGGCCATGGGCCCGATTCTGGAAATCGCCCGGCGGCACGGCCTGAAGGTGCTGGAAGACTGCGCCCAGTCCTTTGGTGCCCGCTACGAACCCCTGCAGCGCTTTACCGGAACCCTGGGCGACGCGGGGGCTTTCTCCTTCTTCCCTTCCAAAAACCTGGGGGCCTACGGCGATGGGGGTTTGCTGGTTACAGCCGACGACGCTGTGGCCGAACAGGCCCGGATGCTGCGAGCCCACGGCTCGCGCAAGAAGTACCACAACGAGGTGGTGGGGTATAACTCGAGGCTGGACACCCTGCAGGCCGCCATCCTGCTGGTCAAGCTACCCCACCTCGAGCGCTACAACCAGGCCCGCCGGGCCATCGCCCAGCGCTACAACGAGGGCCTGGCCGGCCTCGAGGGCCTCCTCACCCCGGCCCTGACCCCCGGGCACGTCTTCCACCAGTACACCGTGCGGATTCTGGGCAACAGGCGCGATGCCGTGCAGAACCGGCTGGCCGAGCTGGGCATCGGCACCATGGTCTACTACCCGGTGCCGCTGCACAAGCTGCCCATCTACCAGCCCCTGGAACTGCACCTGCCCGAAAGCGAGCGGGCCGCCGCCGAGGTGCTCTCGCTGCCCATCTGGCCGCAGATGCAGCCGGAAACCCAGCGGGCCGTGATTGAAGCCGTTCGCGCCGCGGTGCAGAGCTAG
- a CDS encoding acyltransferase, translating to MDYFKHETAIVDEGAKIGRGTKIWHFCHISAKAVIGENCTLGQNVYVANNVVIGNGVKIQNNVSVYEGVILEDYVFCGPSMVFTNVLTPRSEFPRNTAADYGRILVKRGASIGANATIVTGVTLHEGAFVAAGAVVTKDVPAYAIVAGVPARIIGWMSAYGDRLDFSQSDTVTDSQGHVYQKVGPLEVRRIK from the coding sequence ATGGACTACTTCAAGCACGAGACCGCCATTGTGGACGAAGGCGCCAAGATTGGGCGCGGTACCAAGATCTGGCATTTCTGCCATATCAGCGCCAAAGCAGTCATCGGGGAAAACTGCACCCTGGGGCAAAACGTTTATGTAGCCAACAACGTGGTGATTGGCAACGGGGTCAAGATCCAGAACAACGTCTCGGTCTACGAGGGGGTGATTCTGGAGGACTATGTGTTTTGCGGCCCCAGCATGGTGTTTACCAACGTGCTAACCCCCCGCAGCGAGTTCCCCCGCAACACCGCCGCCGATTATGGCCGCATCCTGGTCAAGCGCGGGGCCAGCATCGGGGCCAATGCCACCATCGTGACCGGCGTGACCCTGCACGAGGGGGCGTTTGTGGCGGCGGGGGCAGTAGTTACCAAAGATGTACCGGCCTACGCCATCGTGGCCGGTGTTCCGGCCCGCATCATCGGCTGGATGAGCGCCTACGGCGACCGGCTCGACTTCAGCCAGAGCGACACCGTGACCGACTCCCAGGGGCATGTCTATCAGAAGGTGGGCCCCCTCGAAGTACGGAGGATTAAGTGA
- a CDS encoding acyltransferase family protein translates to MSSDKRIHYLDWLRLLAVFLGLVFHAGRPFDSWPWIIKGPEIGWLTYFNEALTTVRLPLLFFVSGAATVFALRRASAFGYSVDRFKRLIIPLAMGVLLIVPPQQYIRRLSLDSSNPQHFEGSYGQFLIGPWWGDGSFLFFNLHTEHLWFLLYLFYFSLLALPVFLYLRSPLGLGFLARLETWLQAAPWRVWLLVITPAALGALLPLSLGSHPGLAEDLANLGFYFELFVLGFALYLRPGLLQAIFGQRRQFLLAGLGLVLLKASFYSSVLHRNLFVSSELLPYHEIYWSLRDLAALSLIFAILAYAHRFLNKPSGFLDRARHWVYPFYIWHQTVIVVLGYFVLKLALPVGWLYVLLLTSSLVVTVLLSELVQHSAVSRFLFGIHRQGKPKTGIATGDTPQA, encoded by the coding sequence ATGAGTAGCGACAAGCGAATTCACTACCTAGACTGGCTGCGCTTGCTGGCGGTATTTCTGGGGCTGGTCTTTCATGCCGGGCGCCCCTTTGATAGCTGGCCCTGGATTATCAAGGGTCCAGAGATCGGATGGCTCACCTACTTCAACGAAGCCCTTACCACAGTGCGCCTACCCCTGCTGTTCTTTGTATCCGGTGCCGCAACGGTTTTCGCCCTACGCAGGGCCTCTGCGTTCGGTTATTCAGTAGATCGCTTCAAGCGGCTAATCATTCCTTTGGCCATGGGGGTTTTGCTCATCGTACCGCCCCAGCAGTACATTCGGCGGCTTTCATTGGACTCCAGCAACCCCCAGCATTTCGAAGGCAGCTACGGACAGTTTCTCATCGGCCCGTGGTGGGGGGATGGTTCCTTCTTGTTTTTCAATTTGCACACAGAGCATCTGTGGTTCCTTTTGTATCTGTTTTACTTTTCGCTGCTGGCCTTGCCGGTTTTTTTGTATCTGCGCAGTCCCCTGGGGCTGGGTTTTCTGGCCCGGCTCGAGACCTGGTTACAGGCCGCCCCCTGGCGGGTCTGGTTGCTGGTTATCACACCCGCAGCACTGGGGGCTTTGCTCCCCCTGAGCTTGGGTTCTCATCCGGGCCTGGCTGAAGACCTGGCCAACCTCGGCTTCTACTTCGAGCTATTTGTCCTGGGCTTTGCGCTGTATCTGCGGCCCGGCTTGCTACAGGCTATTTTTGGGCAACGCCGTCAATTTCTGCTGGCAGGCCTGGGTCTTGTTCTGCTAAAAGCTTCTTTTTACTCTTCCGTCCTGCATCGCAATCTGTTTGTCTCTAGCGAACTACTTCCCTATCATGAGATTTACTGGTCGCTAAGAGATCTGGCCGCCTTAAGCCTTATATTTGCCATTCTGGCCTACGCACACCGCTTTCTCAATAAGCCTTCGGGGTTCCTGGACAGGGCCCGCCACTGGGTTTATCCGTTTTATATCTGGCACCAAACTGTGATCGTGGTGCTGGGGTATTTCGTGCTCAAGCTGGCCCTGCCTGTGGGCTGGTTGTATGTTCTGCTGCTGACGAGCTCGCTGGTGGTTACCGTGTTGCTAAGCGAGCTGGTGCAGCACAGCGCGGTCAGTCGTTTCTTGTTTGGTATCCATCGCCAAGGGAAGCCAAAAACTGGAATCGCGACTGGCGATACCCCTCAAGCCTAA
- a CDS encoding Gfo/Idh/MocA family protein produces the protein MKNFALIGAAGYIAPRHLKAIKDTGNRLVAALDPFDSVGIMDSYFPEAEFFTQPELFEDYLYRLRGTPQQVDYVSIASPNYLHNAHIRMALRAGADAICEKPLVLNPEEIRELKDLEAETGRRVWTILQLRTHEALLNLHARLQAQPPRKYQLDLTYITSRGTWYLRSWKGRTEQSGGLATNIGVHFFDMLTWLFGKVEQVEVHRRDDTVASGYLELERAQVRWFLSIDVGYVPPALRAQGKRTYRSMRLDGEEIEFSEGFTELHTRVYERTLAGQGFGLEDTYEAIATVAKIRTLPLSDRTVTMHPFLQTVKQ, from the coding sequence CCTCGACCCCTTCGATTCGGTGGGCATCATGGACTCGTACTTCCCCGAGGCCGAGTTTTTTACCCAGCCCGAGCTGTTCGAGGACTACCTCTACCGCCTGCGCGGCACCCCCCAGCAGGTGGACTACGTAAGCATTGCCAGCCCCAACTACCTGCACAACGCCCATATCCGCATGGCCCTCCGGGCCGGGGCCGACGCCATCTGCGAGAAGCCCCTGGTGCTCAACCCCGAGGAAATCCGGGAACTCAAAGACCTCGAGGCCGAGACCGGACGGCGGGTCTGGACCATTTTGCAGCTCCGCACCCACGAGGCCCTGCTCAACCTGCATGCCCGCCTGCAAGCCCAGCCCCCCCGCAAATACCAGCTCGACCTCACCTACATCACCAGCCGGGGCACCTGGTACCTGCGGAGCTGGAAGGGCCGCACCGAGCAGTCGGGGGGCCTGGCCACCAACATCGGGGTGCACTTCTTCGATATGCTCACCTGGCTTTTTGGCAAGGTGGAGCAGGTGGAGGTGCACCGCCGCGACGACACCGTGGCCTCGGGCTACCTGGAGCTCGAGCGGGCCCAGGTGCGCTGGTTTCTCTCGATTGACGTGGGCTATGTGCCGCCGGCCCTGCGGGCCCAGGGCAAGCGCACCTACCGCTCCATGCGCTTAGACGGCGAGGAGATTGAGTTCTCCGAAGGCTTCACCGAGCTGCACACCCGCGTCTACGAGCGCACCCTGGCCGGTCAGGGCTTCGGCCTCGAGGATACCTACGAGGCCATCGCCACCGTGGCCAAGATCCGCACCCTGCCCCTATCGGATCGCACCGTCACCATGCACCCCTTCCTTCAGACGGTCAAACAATAG
- a CDS encoding glycosyltransferase family 4 protein encodes MPQPLPKIVHLTSAHPPFDVRIFHRECVSLAQEGYPVVLVAPHERDEVRQGVQVRSVTKTKGRLGRMLGTVWAVYKQALAEQGDIYHFHDPELIPVGMLLRLQGKKVVYDVHEDVPTDILSKRWIPKPLRGPVASGMRLLERLAGSLLSGIVTVTEPIAARFPAHKTILLQNFPHPQEIAALGSTPYQNRPARVLYAGSITAVRGLFEMLEAMQHLQNPEVRLTLIGAFAPPGLRAEAEQHPGYRYTDFLGYKNRPETLELLASSRIGLAVLHPIPSFLVSQPTKLYEYMMAGIPFVASDFPLWRRSIGDVSCGLFVNPNDPKAIAEAIRWLLEHPAEAEAMGQRGRQLILERLNWGVEFAKLTALYQRLYKAGTAHHLEA; translated from the coding sequence ATGCCACAACCCCTGCCTAAGATCGTTCACCTCACCTCGGCCCACCCCCCCTTCGATGTCCGTATTTTTCATCGAGAGTGCGTGAGTCTGGCCCAGGAAGGCTACCCGGTCGTGCTGGTGGCACCCCATGAGCGAGATGAGGTGCGCCAGGGGGTGCAGGTACGGTCGGTTACAAAAACCAAAGGCCGTCTGGGCCGTATGCTGGGCACGGTCTGGGCCGTATATAAGCAGGCTTTGGCCGAGCAAGGGGACATCTATCATTTTCATGACCCCGAGCTGATTCCTGTAGGAATGCTGCTGCGCCTGCAGGGCAAAAAAGTGGTCTACGATGTCCACGAGGACGTGCCTACCGACATTCTGAGCAAGCGTTGGATTCCCAAGCCCCTGCGCGGCCCGGTTGCCAGCGGTATGCGGCTGCTGGAGCGCCTGGCTGGCAGTCTGCTGAGCGGGATTGTGACGGTTACCGAGCCCATCGCAGCTCGCTTTCCGGCCCATAAAACCATCCTGCTGCAAAACTTCCCGCACCCCCAGGAAATTGCTGCCCTGGGCAGCACGCCCTACCAGAACCGGCCCGCCCGGGTGCTGTATGCCGGAAGCATTACCGCGGTGCGCGGGCTCTTCGAGATGCTCGAGGCCATGCAGCACCTGCAAAACCCAGAGGTTCGCCTAACCCTGATTGGGGCTTTTGCTCCGCCAGGCCTGCGGGCTGAGGCCGAGCAGCACCCTGGCTACCGCTACACCGATTTCCTGGGCTACAAAAACCGCCCTGAGACCCTCGAGCTTTTAGCCAGCAGTCGCATTGGCCTGGCCGTTCTGCACCCCATCCCCAGCTTTTTGGTCTCGCAGCCAACCAAGCTGTACGAGTACATGATGGCCGGGATTCCCTTTGTAGCCTCGGATTTCCCGCTCTGGCGACGCTCTATCGGCGATGTATCCTGTGGACTCTTCGTCAATCCCAACGATCCCAAAGCCATTGCCGAGGCCATCCGCTGGTTGCTCGAGCACCCCGCCGAGGCCGAGGCCATGGGACAGCGCGGGCGACAACTGATTCTCGAGCGGCTCAACTGGGGCGTGGAATTCGCCAAACTTACGGCGCTGTACCAGCGCCTGTATAAAGCGGGCACCGCCCATCACCTGGAGGCCTGA
- the asnB gene encoding asparagine synthase (glutamine-hydrolyzing), translated as MCGIAGLALRKPGALNWAGRALEGLHHRGPDDQGWLAWSPSAAAYRGKTWSEAQGSVLLVHRRLSILDLSELGWQPMSSPDGRYHLVFNGEIYNYLELRQELKALGHCFRSHSDTEVLLAAWAHWGPACLERLVGMFAFAVLDTQEQSLHLVRDFFGIKPLYYCAFAEGVGFASEIPVLLELPGVGRQVHPQGLYRYLRFGLTDDGAQTLFSDIRQLPAGHYLRLDLNNLQLTKPQRYWQPRLQNPLELSFEEAAEAVRAQFLENVRLHLRSDVPVGAALSGGIDSSAIVAAMRHLEPGLELHTFTYIADNGVSEEPWADLVGQAARVQAHKVKPSASELVADLDELVRIQGEPFGSTSIYAQYRVFRLAQEAGIKVMLDGQGADEVLAGYAVYGGARLASLVRQGRWLEALAFLRTSRLEPALKDTWKSAIGFLIPASLEPLARRVAGQELAPPWLNTTWFTERNVQLASPRTAHGREVLRHELLQSLTETSLPKLLRYEDRNSMAHSIESRVPFLTPKLVELLLNLPEAHILSPQGQTKAVFRRAMQGLVPQAILDRKDKVGFATPEQHWLHQLAPWVHQLLDSETLGHIYPIQQTAVKEEFAAILAGRKPFDFRVWRWINLIAWARAFHVQFD; from the coding sequence TTGTGTGGAATTGCCGGTCTCGCGTTACGTAAGCCGGGCGCCCTGAACTGGGCGGGCCGGGCGCTGGAGGGCCTGCACCACCGCGGCCCGGACGATCAGGGCTGGCTGGCCTGGAGTCCCAGCGCTGCGGCCTACCGGGGCAAGACCTGGAGCGAAGCCCAGGGCTCGGTGCTGCTGGTGCACCGGCGGCTGTCCATCCTCGACCTGTCCGAGCTGGGCTGGCAGCCCATGTCGAGCCCGGACGGGCGCTACCACCTGGTGTTCAATGGAGAAATTTACAACTACCTCGAGCTGCGCCAGGAGCTGAAGGCCCTGGGCCACTGCTTCCGCTCCCACTCCGACACCGAGGTGCTGCTGGCGGCCTGGGCCCACTGGGGCCCGGCGTGCCTGGAGCGCCTGGTGGGCATGTTCGCTTTTGCGGTGCTGGACACCCAGGAACAAAGCCTGCACCTGGTGCGGGACTTTTTCGGCATCAAGCCGCTGTATTACTGCGCTTTTGCCGAAGGCGTGGGCTTTGCCTCGGAAATCCCGGTCTTGCTGGAGCTGCCGGGGGTGGGCCGGCAGGTGCACCCCCAGGGCCTGTACCGCTACCTGCGCTTTGGCCTGACCGATGACGGGGCCCAGACGCTCTTCTCGGATATTCGGCAGCTCCCGGCCGGGCACTACCTGCGGCTGGATCTGAATAATTTGCAGCTCACCAAGCCCCAGCGTTACTGGCAGCCCCGCTTGCAAAACCCCCTCGAGCTCTCCTTCGAAGAGGCCGCCGAGGCGGTGCGGGCCCAGTTTTTGGAGAATGTGCGGCTGCACCTGCGCTCAGATGTACCGGTGGGTGCGGCGCTTTCGGGGGGTATAGACTCCTCGGCCATCGTAGCGGCCATGCGCCACCTCGAGCCGGGCCTCGAGCTGCACACCTTTACCTACATCGCCGACAACGGCGTCTCCGAGGAGCCCTGGGCCGACCTGGTGGGCCAGGCCGCAAGGGTGCAGGCCCACAAGGTCAAACCCAGCGCCTCCGAGCTGGTCGCCGACCTCGACGAGCTTGTCCGGATACAGGGCGAGCCCTTCGGCTCCACCAGCATCTATGCCCAGTACCGGGTGTTCCGCCTGGCCCAGGAAGCCGGTATTAAGGTGATGCTGGACGGGCAGGGCGCCGATGAGGTGCTGGCCGGTTACGCGGTGTACGGCGGCGCCCGCCTGGCCTCGCTGGTGCGGCAGGGGCGCTGGCTCGAGGCCCTGGCCTTCCTGCGTACAAGCCGGCTCGAGCCCGCCCTCAAGGACACCTGGAAAAGCGCGATCGGCTTTTTAATTCCCGCATCCCTCGAGCCCCTGGCCCGTCGGGTGGCAGGGCAGGAGCTGGCCCCGCCCTGGCTCAATACCACCTGGTTTACCGAGCGCAACGTACAGCTTGCCTCGCCCCGCACCGCCCACGGACGGGAGGTACTGCGCCACGAGTTACTGCAGTCCCTGACCGAGACCAGCCTGCCCAAGCTCCTGCGCTACGAAGACCGCAACTCCATGGCTCACTCCATCGAAAGCCGGGTGCCCTTCCTCACCCCCAAGCTCGTCGAGCTGCTGCTGAACCTGCCCGAAGCCCACATCCTCTCGCCCCAGGGACAGACCAAGGCCGTATTCCGCCGGGCCATGCAGGGCCTGGTGCCCCAGGCCATCCTGGATCGCAAGGACAAGGTGGGGTTTGCCACCCCTGAACAGCACTGGTTGCACCAACTGGCCCCCTGGGTTCATCAACTGCTGGACTCCGAAACCCTGGGCCATATCTACCCCATCCAGCAGACGGCTGTAAAAGAGGAATTCGCGGCCATTCTGGCCGGACGCAAGCCCTTCGACTTTAGGGTCTGGCGCTGGATCAATCTGATCGCCTGGGCCCGTGCTTTCCACGTGCAGTTCGACTGA